A stretch of DNA from Ricinus communis isolate WT05 ecotype wild-type chromosome 4, ASM1957865v1, whole genome shotgun sequence:
ttgaatacGCTTATACCTTCACTAAGGAAATGCCAATCAGAATTTGTGTGCAGGATATTTTATGAATGAAGTCCTTGTTATTCCCTTGGTCTGGCTTTTGGATGACCCTTCAGTGACTGTCCAGGTATGTGTTCACTTATCTTGTCAATGATCATAAAACAATCTGAAGTTTTGAATCCGAGAGCCATAGGCAACTATCTTCATCGAAAGATTAATTGAGTAGAGCTCATTTTAAAATGCCTAAGAAAAGAATCAGTTTTAGCCAAAGCTCACCATcaaattcttatattatagCTTTCGATCAAATTTCTCTCATTAAAGTGATTGCAAATGTATATCAGATTtcatttttgagttttaattgGTATTGGCTCATGCCATATTAATGAAGTTGGGGAGTGCAATATCATATGGTAAATCCCCTCAATGTACTGTTTTTCAGGTTGCAGCTCTAAGTGCTATTAGCAACATCCTAGTTGATTTTACAACACGAAAGTCAACTTTTGTACGATGCGGAGGTGTAAAGCAGCTCATCTACTTATCAAAATCGATGGATTCAGCTGTCAGGTTGAATGCATTATGTGCTTTAAAGAACATGGTGTTTCTGGCAGATAATGAATTTAAAGAAAGGACCTTTATGGAGATCACTGCTTCTTTACTAGCAAGCTTTATTTGTGGTAATGCTCATAGTTTCTCTAACTGTTAGGTTAGTATGGGATTATCAACTTTTGAAGATAACCCTATGCTCATTGGCATTTGCACTGCAGACCACGACCCTTTTGTTCAAGAGCAAGCTCTAGCTCTTGTTCGGAATCTTGTTGATGGATGTATAAGCTGTCTTGATTATGCCTTTGCTGAAAATGGTATTATACTAGATGCTGTTGGAAGGGAATTGACAAATGCttcaaaagctgaaattgggaTACAGGTTAGAAGCCTTCTTTAGCTGGGATTATTTACTGGTAGCTGCATGTAGATGCTCAGTGCCATATTGGTGTTAATTTCTGAAAGTGAAATGTCCTGATATTTTGTCATTTACATTTGTAATGTGTTTGTCTTGTATCTTTTATGGAAATCACTTTGTTACATGGAAGTGCCtgcattaaattaaaatttagtttttggACATTCTAGTCAATTCTTGCTGTTTGACAAGGGGATCATCTTGACAGTGGCAGATACCTTAGTTGCCCAAATACACTCGGTTGCATTTGTAGTATTACTGGTGAAGGTCCAATTGTTGCTGCACAAAGCTGTTGAAACAACTTGATATCTTTGCAGCAATTGGGCCCTTTCTGAGTATATATCACTTTAATTTATGCATGGTGGTGGTAGGAGTGCCAAGAACACAAATACAGAATTAAGATACCAGGTGTAGTCCATATTTTATGTACTGTTAAAGATTCTCAGGGTGTTGATTGCTGGCCTGTCTTCAATCAAATTTAGAGAAAGCAACGGAAAGCTGAATGATGTAAACCATGCTTCAAGAATAATTATCAAAACTGTCTTATTTCTCGAGACACTTTCAAGAATTTGCATTCAAGGAGAAGGGaacaattctaaaattatGCAAGTTATACATTGGAATTTATAGGTGCACTTTACCGTTGACAACTTAGTAAGCCAACAATTAGTTGAATTCTTTTCAGTTATCAATCATACAATAAAGTAAATGAATCATGCAAGTAAAGAAATCTTTAATAGGGAACTGAGCTTAAATAAACTGGTGAGCAGAATATTGatgttttttctcatactagcAAGACATTTTTGGTACATATTGGCAATCTTTGGTATTAATTTTAGTTCCAATTCTTGGCCGTGTAATAGTGTATGTAACATGGAGATTGGAGTCATGGGCATTAGTAGTATACTATTCACAGGTTGACAGATTGATTGTTCTCTTATAGGGTATGTATGTGCTTGCCAATGTGGCCAGTGgaaatgaatttcataaggAAGCGGTTATGAACAAACTTCTTCCACAAGTGGACAAGGAAACCCAATCTTTCATTGTCAAATTCTTGCAGAGTAATGACAGCCGATTGCGTACAGCTGCTGTCTGGGCTGTAGTAAACCTAACATTTCCTTCAAGTCCTGGTGCATTTAATCGGCTTGTTAAACTTCGGAGTGCCGGTATAGTCCCACAAATAAGAAACATGGTCAATGATCCCTGCCTGGATGTAAAGGTCCTATATTGAAATCTCATTGTGGATTTCGCTTTTACTCATTATAAATGTTCACTAATCAATGTCATAATGCTTCATGCAGCTTCGTATTCGAACAGTGCTCAGTCAGGTTATAACTTTTGGCGATGGCCTCACatgaatattttgattcattcCTTTGGCCCAGCACAAAGATGATAGAGAATGGAGTTTACTTTTTGGTTTTGACCTTTTTTTGCATAATGTGTCCAGCTTTTTCCTGAAGCTTCAAGCATTTGATGCTTCAACCAAGGTTTGTAATCATTTATACCCTATACACTATTACACGGCATTTGATGCTATCAAATTTTAGTcacttgaaaagaaaattctctCATTTGCAAAGTATCAAATGGTTATGTATTGATTGTACTTCAATTTCATATTCATAGTTGATTTGTAGCGCCATTGTCATCTCTTTTTTGTTCCAATTCTATGTAATTTTTAGATCACATTGATTAACCGGAGTTTCtcatttatttacaattttacATGCCAACTGTATTTGAGTTCCACCTTTTATTCCTAAGGGAATATACTATCACCACATACAAATTTATTCTGTTTTATGTTactattttgttttttcacTGCCCTTGAAGTCTTTGTCGTGGTTGTATTGCAAATTAAGCATCTTATTCCTGTTTTCTGTTTACTACTTCCCTGACTGCAGGTCCAATACATTGcttcagtttttttttctgcAAGTCCAACACATTGCTTCAGTTTTTCCAGTTAGAGCAGTGttgaaattttcttatttgtggGCACCACTCATCAGGTCACCCTCAAAATTTCATTGCATGATATATACATTCTATGCTGtttatttacaaatgaaaTGATCCTTGTAATACACAGTACAGAGTTTACATTGTACAATGCACAGTTCCAGTGAGAAGTTGTACAATCTATCGGATTTTAAGAATTGATAGATAATTCTATCATCTTCTTTAACTGAATATCGTTGTTAGGGAAGCTAACATGACGTTGCCTAAATCATTTTGTGGGAGTCTAAGTACATTTGGTGCCGAAATGCTCAGTTAACAACGAGCCGATTTGGATGGGAAggtaatatttgaaattggtGGATGTATGGAGAGCTTTTTAGGCAGTACATATGTAGTTTTTGTTCAGAATACCTGATTTGCTATTCCCTGACTGCTTGACAAAAAGTTGTAGAAATTGTCTAGAAATATCAATTGTTGCCGTGTCTTCAATCTGCTTCTACTCTAAAGCAGCTATAAGATAGTTCTCGTTATTAAGGCCCAGTTGAAAATTCTAACTTCATGGAAAATTTTGTGAATGCAGCACTCTTACATTGATTATGCAAGATTGATATTATCAGTGAGTTCCCCTCATTGTAAGAGCTAAGCTCAAGTCCCTTGACAAGCTTGGTGGGGCTGCACTTTGAGATAGGAGCTGAACTTGtcacattattttttattcctttttctttttgaataatATGGCATTAATGCTTCTCGAGTCGAAATTTGGACATGGGTTGTATGTATGGTCTTAACTTGGTACTCGTACATCTTGTTACACTCTGCATCTCTTTCTGTCGCAGTTTTGACATTTCCTATTAATTGGTGAAAGATTAATAACAATCGAGTCTGGTTGGTGGTAGTAAACCAAAGTTACATTATGTATACATCTACAGTAGAAAGAGAATGAAAAGGAGAAATGAATGCACGGGTGTTTATGTCCACTTCAGCCTATCTTCTCCGTGTTTGTATCATCTGATGGCCATATCACAGTCTCCATTAGCCGTTCACGCATCAACTCCAAGTTCTCATCAGATATTTCTTGATATATTTCGGCATGGTTACATTTCTGTATAACGATCAGCAATATGGAATGGATTACTTTTTCTGTTTCCTTTctattggaaaagaaaaaaaaaaaggaatttacATGCTTTATGCAATGGGGTAAATTAAGCATATGAATATGATTACCTTAACCCATTTTCCATACAAGTGGAGGCGTGTTACCATCACTCTTTCTGCAAGGTCCTGTCTCTCCTGCAGTGAAAAAGAGAGATTTTATCTGATTTTCGTTTTCATTTTTCCAACGATTCCAAttagaaggaaaaaataaaatagtgtTTCCGAAAACTACCTTCACAAGAAGGCGGAGGAATCGCTTGCCATCTCCAGGCTTATTTGTTGCAACAAAACTGTCAAAAATTGGATTTGAAAGCATATATAATTACAACTCGAATGAGCCTAAAGCAACAAATAATAACAACGAATGACCCAGCCTGAATTGCAATGAACACAGTTACCAGCATCTAAAAGAAACTTAATCCCTTAAATTGCAATGGGCTATCCATGATCACTCTAGTACCAACAGGAGGCTTTTTTTCCCTTAATTTCTTCCcatgttattttttactttttatgttTGTGTTGCTGGCTATTCGatatcaaattcaaacatGACGCAACATCCTACCTAATTAGTAACTTAATATTATACATTACATGGGATAGCCGCATAAAAGATATGGCTGAAAAAATAGCACATGATTGAGAAACTTACTCATATAACCATCTATATTTCGTGGGATTCATCTCATAGAGCTGGTTAAGAACGGTTCTTACTGCCTTGTACGTGAAATAGTTGAGTATTTGCTGCAGACAGTAATAATTTAGGTTGTGAATTACAGAgaggaaaaaatatatattattctgCATCTTCAGTATAGCAAATCTCATAAATACGACAAGCAAATCAAAGCAGAGTAGTAACAAGGCTTCTATCTTTACCGTTTTAACATCTTCAAAACTATCTTCATATTGCCCTGCCAATTCATTGACAATCACAAGTCTTCGATCCCTTCTCTGCTTCCTCGAACTCTTGTTCACAATTCCTGAAAGAGCTTTAGATGAGAGCCTCCAATCATGCCATGAATCCACAAAAGAACTCCCCAACTCTAGTGACCCTGGCCTTGCTTGGTGCTTTCTCTTCATTGAATTCCTTTGCAAAGCCAATTCTCCactattttttagattcataTTACTTGTAGGCAGAGCATCCAAACACAAACACGGACTAGTATGCGAGTCCACAACAGATGAGCCCACCACAGATAAAGCTCCCACCATTATCTGACCAGCAAAAGTGAAGTTTTTGAAGACTCACCCTTTCAGAGCACTTTTTGATACCCAGATCAGGATTACAGGAGATATTCGGGGCGCAATTcaagaaagtgaaaaaaatacccaataaagaaaactaaaaaaggTGCAAATAGGAATCCGAGAAAATTGGAttgtttttgttattgttGACCAAATTCACGAAGTGAGAGAATTTGGGAGACGTAAGAAATGGAGGCGTTCTGCAGGaggaaagcaagaagaatgtGAGAAGGTTTTCTTAAGGCGTGACAACTCCTAACCAGACAAAAAATCTGAGGTCGAGAATTTCCCAAGCGAAAAGGGTAAGACTCAAAATCAAAGTTTAATTGCTTgcttttaattgattttccttccttttcttgctttctCTCATTCTAGAATGTAACCAAAAGTACCTGGACGGCTTCTCTGTTTCGGTGGCTGCCTTGGGCCACGTGGTTAGAATCTTGTGAATCTCATTCGTTGTTTATGTATGAACGTGTTAAATTCCACAATAAAGAGTCTTCTCTGTACCGCATGAAGTTTAAACGGAACTCCAATCGCAGTAATTTCATGCCCACGCGCAGTTTTCATAGGATATTTGCCAACTACCGGAcatgtaatttaatatttaatgcaaaatttcataaaataataaaatagcgtgcatttacttttctttccttaaaTGACTTACTTTATTTAGataacttataaataataaatatacaaaattaactattataattgatactatccaaatattttttttaaatacatataGTCGCATCAGTAATCCTGGATGATATTTTGTATAAGCAgatgtttaataaattaatagctttcatatattactaaattaagtTGAAATTTGAGATCCACAGTGTGGGGAACGCGAGTGGTGGATTGCTGTCCGAAGGCGGATTTTGGGGACAATAAAGTCGGAGACGCACACGCACCCCTTGCAGACTGCAGCAGTTAGCCTACCAAACCTCGGCGACCGTTAAGATTTCTTGCCAGTTGCCGCCACACTTTCCCACATGAATCGACAAACATACACTTTTCCTGAGACTGTTCCTCTTCTGTACTAATTTCACCAGCAGTCTTTTAATTTAAGAGTGTCTTAAGCTGTTTGTTGTTGAATTTCTATTtgtaattaaaagagaaagtcTTTCTATATtgattagtaatttttttatttgatttcaaTGAAATTTTCACCCTCAGGATATATAATGTCACTAGACCTGGGCCTGGGTACCCGTCCGGCCCACCCAGGCCCGCACTCCTCGGGCCGAGCTTAGAcaacaaattttatatacaagCCCGGCCCGGTCCAAACTCGAAAAAAGCCCGTAATCTTCGGGTCGGGCTTGagcttttatataaaaatccaAGCCTGGTTCGGTCCGGCCCgatgtttaatttaattagaaaaaaaaaatatcataccTAGCATTTAAACTTGTGACcttcaacttataattaagtacTACATACCACTTAACTACCTATTACTTTtgtctataattttattgttattaataatatatttaaataaaactaaactcaagtCCGACCCGAACCCGTCCAGCCCGACCCGAACCCGCCCATACCCGATCCGTATTTACAGGTTTAACAATTGGTCGGGCCgggctttttaaaaaaaattcggGCTCAAGCTTGGACTgagagatattaaaaaattctcaaGCTTAGGCGGGCTCGGGCTTGTTCAAAATAAAGTCAAGCCTGGTCAGACCCGGCCCATGAGCAGGTCTAAATGTCAGATTATAGCTTGatatagatttaatatttattatcaactaaaaatatatatgatgcCCTTTGAAAAATAGAGTTTAAGGGATTTTGAcgttatgaaaattaaaaatactgtGATTATCATAATACAAATTGAGATTCGTACATTTCAATGGAAaatatgcttttctttttattttattaagatttgacaactaagtgtttaaatttttaaaatttataatttaatgtaCGAAGCTAGTAAATATTTTCGATTAAGTGTATGTAGCATGCTAACAACATGTTACATccatatcaaatttttatataatggTGTGTcaacttataaaaatttaataattgattgTTTAAGCTTTTAAAAGTACCAATctaatatgttaaattaaaaattaatatttaagtatGTGAAAccaatcattttatatatagagaaaatagacaaattaaactattatattttcataatgaaaataacatttatatGAATGAGGAAAAATCTTGAAtgtaaacaataaaaattataaagataaataaaaatataaaaataaatactatacattttataaatagatatattaataattaacattataatcaagactataatttttaataataaccAATTTTGTTTTAGATGTTTATAGTGATGGGTTGAAAAAAGACAATGTGTTATTCAAAGTTGGATAGAAATTTCTTTagaaaaattgatgaaaatataaCAGTGTAATGACGGTGATAACAAGAGCACAATATTAATCTATTAAGAATAgatatgttttaaaaaatttatcaccgtgttatatttttaatatgcttaagctgataatatgtattttaagGTTACAAGTCGGTGATTATTATTAACttgttaaataaaatcaattgtaaatatttactaaatttacatatcaaattataacttcttaagaatttaaatatttgattataattttcCAACATTTTCTATATATGGTACCGGTTTTATACatttaaatgttaataatttacaGTTTTACACACTAaattgtaacttttaaaaatttaaacacttaataattcaatcttaataaatttacacactatttttataattattccaACTGCAAATGCCATTTACGCTTATAATCACTTAGTTTACTTAGGTTAATTTCTccgaagaaaataaaaaccaagCCAATATTTATGTGACATCCATTGACTAACCCTTTAAATTGAGCTCCTATCTAAATAAATGCAACTCAGtctatttaaacaaaaaattaaattattttggaTATTGCCTGTAAAAGGGGCGTTAGTGGATGTCTAAATATTTCAAACATAATATACTAAAAcccaatattttttatttttaatacaatgtCAGATCccaatatttcttttattttttttataaaatgtcaGATCAgtgattaatttataaaagcatattttcataacaattgaTGTGCACTACGTAATAGGGAAGACCATTATAAATGGGGCCGAAACTCCTTATTCATCATAATTTTAGGTCAGCCCGGAAATAGTCGGTCCAATGTGGTCTTAGGCCCACGATCCGTTGTccattgaatatttaattgaCCGAACAAAACGACGTCGCTGGTTGAGTAATATAATATCAGTCCAATGTTAGTATGGGCTCCCCCAAGGCAGGAGGCCGTAACTAAACGCAGAAACAGCTTCAAAGTCGTTGAGCAGAGAAAAGGGgcaaaacaaagaaaggaaTCGAAAAACCAAAGGAAGGAGGAGGCTAAATTGCAGagctaattaaaaaatcaatggATAGAATGTTCTACAGAGGGTATTACACTTTCCCGTACTTCACAAACTCTCTTATCTTCttgctttttgtttttcttatccaatttctcaatttttatttgttccctttttttttttctttaatcaattatttcatTTGGGTTTTATTTGTTCCCTTGTTTAGCTTAAACTGTTGTTAACATCTATTGACAAATGCTTGCTctttataagaaaagaaattgttttAGGGCATTGAATTGAAGGTCTTACTTTTTAAGTTAGGTTTGGCAGTGGGTAGGGTGAATCACGGTTATCCAAGATTCAGTTTCTCTGCAGAGAAGGTAAATTGATGTTAGATTTGTGTACTTTTGGCTGGGTTGATAATTTAATGTCTGTCAATGCCTCAGAACGAGTGATCAGCTTTAGAATTTTGAGGATTTTAGTTTAAGCTAGTAAAAGAGCAGAGTGTTGAGGTTTAGGCTGGTCTCGGTTTAAGAGACAACAGAGTTCTATGCAGCCAATAAAGGTGTTTATTAGGCATAATAATCAATGTATTGTTTTCCTGGGAAAAACATGGAAGCCCTTAGACTTTCTAATAGCATTAGTAGGGATAAAGGTCTTCTTTAACGAAACAGTCAAAAGCTAAATTCAGTCAACTTCTTCAGTCGTCACTAAGTCAGGAGTTCTAGTATAGGGAAAATGGTGGCCTTCTTTAAGGATAGCAACCATCTCTTTTCGTAGATCATGTTTTTAGAAATTCTCAAATTGACGCAAGGATTTCTTgttaaattttagatattagGGATTAATTAGGAATGGTAGTTGATCAAATTTcggaaaacaaaagaaaggcaCGAAAAAAGCAAATGGGAAAATTAGAATTTCAGTGATCTGTCATTGAAATCTAATGTGCAATTAGTTTAATAACATGCACCATTCAAAGATTGTATACCAAAGTGATTATAGTACCATTGCatggttctttctttctattctCCTTCAAATGGGAACTATCCTAAGTCCCAACACTGAGATCTTGAAACTGGCAACTCTAACAACATATAAGTATAATAAGTGGGGAAATAATTCCCCCAATCCTCCTGCTACAATGGTGCAAATGGCTACAATTAAGTAGAAGAAATCTAAGAGCATTCACTTATATACTGTCATTCTAACTGCTTCTGAAATCAATCTGGGGTTCTTGATGATAGTGATACCAGACTTTCCTTGTCAAAGTTGGCTAAGCAAAAGCCTCCAGTCCCCACTATAGGCAATCATGCTCTGTCCTGAGCCCAATTGATGAATAATGTTATTATATTAGAGATTTCTTCACTGGCAAAGAGAGAGAGTTTGTCTGCAGTGCATGCATTTTTATCCGTTCCTGCAAAATCATCAATGCTTATGTTAATTTGAGGCTCCTTCTTaataagttttttcttttttctaagtgagaataaaaagaattgaaagatGTACTATAATTTAGTTCAATATTGagcattatatttttcttcaataaTATGCACtgattattgataaattactttttctacTCTGTTGCTTTGATGACTTTGGTAACTAAAGTAGATATCCTGATGGTGGTGATGGGCGCGAAATGGGTGCCAAGCGTCAGAGATTAGTTGATCAGGGTCCTTCATACTATGGAACTTCCCCTGGTCCGAGTTTTATGTATAATCCACCACCTTATGGATATGTTGCCCAACCTCCACCATTCCCTGTTGTCCGACTTCGTGGCCTCCCCTTTGATTGCACAGAAACAGACGTGGCTGAGTTCTTTCATGGTCTGGACATAGTAGATGTTCTTTTTGTCCACAAAGGTGGAAAGTTTACTGGTGAAGCTTTTTGTGTTCTGGGTTGTCCTCTTCAAGTTGATTTTGCCCTTCAAAAGAATAGGCAGAACATGGGCAGGCGATATGTTGAGGTTTTCAGAAGTAAGAGGCAGGATTATTACAAGGCAATAGCAAATGAAGTTTCAGATGCCCGTGGTGGTGGTTCGCCACGACGAGCTCCAAGGGCTAAATCTTATGACGAGGGAAAGGACTCAGCTGAACATACAGGAGTATTACGTTTGAGAGGACTGCCATTTTCTGCTGGCAAGGATGACATAATGGAGTTCTTTAAAGATTTTGTGTTGTCAGAGGATTCAGTTCATATTACAATGAACTCAGAGGGGAGGCCAACTGGGGAAGCCTTTGTGGAGTTTGCTAGTGCAGAAGACTCAAAGGCAGCAATGGCAAAGGATAGAATGACTCTTGGGAGTCGTTACATAGAGCTGTTCCCATCATCAATTGAGGAGCTGGAAGAAGCAGTTACAAGAGGCAGATGATGTTTGCTTCTGCTATTTGTACTACTGGTGAAGTTAAACTGCCTTATTGTTTAAATTTGgcctctttattttctcttcaGTTAGTA
This window harbors:
- the LOC8274452 gene encoding heterogeneous nuclear ribonucleoprotein F isoform X2, whose protein sequence is MDRMFYRGRYPDGGDGREMGAKRQRLVDQGPSYYGTSPGPSFMYNPPPYGYVAQPPPFPVVRLRGLPFDCTETDVAEFFHGLDIVDVLFVHKGGKFTGEAFCVLGCPLQVDFALQKNRQNMGRRYVEVFRSKRQDYYKAIANEVSDARGGGSPRRAPRAKSYDEGKDSAEHTGVLRLRGLPFSAGKDDIMEFFKDFVLSEDSVHITMNSEGRPTGEAFVEFASAEDSKAAMAKDRMTLGSRYIELFPSSIEELEEAVTRGR
- the LOC8274452 gene encoding heterogeneous nuclear ribonucleoprotein F isoform X4, with translation MELPLVRVLCIIHHLMDMLPNLHLLFVHKGGKFTGEAFCVLGCPLQVDFALQKNRQNMGRRYVEVFRSKRQDYYKAIANEVSDARGGGSPRRAPRAKSYDEGKDSAEHTGVLRLRGLPFSAGKDDIMEFFKDFVLSEDSVHITMNSEGRPTGEAFVEFASAEDSKAAMAKDRMTLGSRYIELFPSSIEELEEAVTRGR
- the LOC8274452 gene encoding heterogeneous nuclear ribonucleoprotein H2 isoform X1, translating into MDRMFYRGYYTFPRYPDGGDGREMGAKRQRLVDQGPSYYGTSPGPSFMYNPPPYGYVAQPPPFPVVRLRGLPFDCTETDVAEFFHGLDIVDVLFVHKGGKFTGEAFCVLGCPLQVDFALQKNRQNMGRRYVEVFRSKRQDYYKAIANEVSDARGGGSPRRAPRAKSYDEGKDSAEHTGVLRLRGLPFSAGKDDIMEFFKDFVLSEDSVHITMNSEGRPTGEAFVEFASAEDSKAAMAKDRMTLGSRYIELFPSSIEELEEAVTRGR
- the LOC8274452 gene encoding heterogeneous nuclear ribonucleoprotein H2 isoform X3; the protein is MDRMFYRGYPDGGDGREMGAKRQRLVDQGPSYYGTSPGPSFMYNPPPYGYVAQPPPFPVVRLRGLPFDCTETDVAEFFHGLDIVDVLFVHKGGKFTGEAFCVLGCPLQVDFALQKNRQNMGRRYVEVFRSKRQDYYKAIANEVSDARGGGSPRRAPRAKSYDEGKDSAEHTGVLRLRGLPFSAGKDDIMEFFKDFVLSEDSVHITMNSEGRPTGEAFVEFASAEDSKAAMAKDRMTLGSRYIELFPSSIEELEEAVTRGR
- the LOC8274453 gene encoding chaperonin-like RbcX protein 2, chloroplastic: MVGALSVVGSSVVDSHTSPCLCLDALPTSNMNLKNSGELALQRNSMKRKHQARPGSLELGSSFVDSWHDWRLSSKALSGIVNKSSRKQRRDRRLVIVNELAGQYEDSFEDVKTQILNYFTYKAVRTVLNQLYEMNPTKYRWLYDFVATNKPGDGKRFLRLLVKERQDLAERVMVTRLHLYGKWVKKCNHAEIYQEISDENLELMRERLMETVIWPSDDTNTEKIG